One region of Primulina tabacum isolate GXHZ01 chromosome 1, ASM2559414v2, whole genome shotgun sequence genomic DNA includes:
- the LOC142554566 gene encoding CDP-diacylglycerol--serine O-phosphatidyltransferase 1-like, which produces MEVNGHQKARLQDFVPHQNGDVNSSSIDYEFDPWASWAYKPHTITFLFIGACFLICASGVLDPEGSAENDIVTSVKRGVWAMIAVFLAYCLLQAPSTVLSRPHPAIWRLVHGMAVIYLIALTFLLFQRRDDARHFMRYLHPDLGVELPERSYGADCRIYMPENPTSRFKNVYETLFDEFVLAHILGWWGKAIMIRNQPLLWALSIGFELTEFTFRHMLPNFNECWWDSIILDVLICNWFGIWAGMHTVRYFDGKTYEWVGINQQPNIMSKVKRTLGQFTPALWDKDEWNPFLGPLRFIQVLSLCIIFLTVELNTFFLKFCLWIPPRNPLIVYRLVLWWLIAMPTIREYNSYLQDRKPVKKVGALCWLSLAICVVELLICVKFGKGLFPNSMPKWLVILWMCVGMWLVIVLATWSWQLHRLTTRKLQ; this is translated from the exons ATGGAAGTTAACGGTCATCAGAAAGCCAGGCTTCAGGATTTTGTTCCTCATCAAAATGGTGATGTGAATTCATCaagtattgattatgagtttgaTCCATGGGCTTCCTGGGCATACAAGCCGCATACCATTACATTTTTATTTATCGGTGCATGCTTTCTCAT ATGCGCAAGCGGGGTGCTTGATCCTGAAGGTAGTGCTGAAAACGATATTGTCACCTCTGTGAAAAG GGGTGTATGGGCAATGATTGCCGTGTTTCTCGCTTATTGCTTGTTACAAGCTCCTTCGAC TGTACTATCTCGGCCGCATCCTGCAATTTGGCGCCTTGTCCATGGAATGGCTGTCATTTACCTCATCGCATTGACATTTTTGCTTTTCCAG AGGCGTGATGATGCTCGACATTTCATGAGATACCTGCATCCAGATCTAGGTGTCG AACTTCCCGAAAGATCCTATGGAGCTGATTGCCGAATTTATATGCCTGAAAATCCAACAAGCAGGTTTAAGAACGTTTAT GAGACACTTTTTGATGAGTTTGTTCTGGCTCATATCCTCGGATGGTGGGGGAAAGCTATAATGATACGTAATCAGCCTCTTCTATGGGCACTTTCGATTGGATTTGAGTTAACGGAG TTTACGTTTAGGCACATGTTACCAAATTTCAATGAATGCTGGTGGGACAGCATCATTCTTGATGTCTTAATCTGCAACTGGTTCG GTATTTGGGCTGGAATGCATACTGTTCGATATTTTGATGGTAAAACTTACGAGTGGGTTGGAATAAACCAGCAGCCAAACATCATGAGCAAA GTGAAAAGAACACTTGGGCAGTTTACACCGGCCCTGTGGGATAAAGATGAATGGAACCCTTTTCTTGGTCCACTGCGATTCATTCAAGTTCTTAGCCTTTGCATAATTTTCTTGACCGTAGAGCTGAATACATTCTTTTTGAAGTTCTGTCTTTGGATTCCTCCTCGAAACCCCCTCATCGTATACAGGCTAGTTTTGTGGTGGCTAATTGCTATGCCAACAATTCGCGAGTATAATTCTTACCTACAGGACAG GAAACCGGTGAAGAAAGTGGGAGCATTATGCTGGCTCTCGCTTGCTATATGCGTAGTGGAACTCCTCATCTGCGTCAAGTTTGGAAAAG GATTATTTCCTAATTCCATGCCAAAATGGTTAGTTATACTTTGGATGTGTGTTGGGATGTGGCTTGTGATAGTCTTGGCTACATGGTCATGGCAACTGCACAGACTCACGACAAGGAAGCTGCAATga
- the LOC142554556 gene encoding nuclear poly(A) polymerase 1-like produces MMFPVNVMQPYSMYKDGLFGGWRISRLLIVHSPGADIDTLCVGPKHATRNEDFFGELYRMLSEMPDVQELHPVPDAHVPVMKFKFNGVSIDLLYANVSLWVIPEDLDVSQDSILQNVDDQTVRSLNGCRVTDQILSLVPNIQNFRTALQSMRLWAKRRGVYSNVTGFLGGINWALLVALICQLYPNALASMLVSRFFRVYNLWRWPNPVMLCPIEEGSLELSFWDPRRNYKDRLHLMPIITPAYPCMNSSYNVSMSTLRVMMEEFRRGNENCETIEANKSIWDALFEPFAFFEAYKNYLQIDIASETDEDSRNWKGWVESRIRLLTLKIERDTNGVLLCHPHPGEFSDKSKPFHHSYFMGLRRKQDTNPQEGKQFDIRMTVEDFKRDVYAYSLWKPTMWIHVCHVKRKDIPNFVFPGGIRPSPPVKSANESRSSLMSLASNTSQADSAMSRKKRRQDEVTKGVSLSGSSSMSISSSDATLLDETMARKQFKPDFDDTVNNSKHSEDISDNHEITGLVVSMSSVVPSVSPVASSDSSAREKPVNSHFSLRTVGQEGSVKIINEIVDGMEHHGKAEETTPLEFISEKQGVGAGAAGKENISCSKNQQNGDLEELEPLELTATPTTGSPSASVTAQKPLIRFSFTSLAKAGN; encoded by the exons atgatgtttCCTGTTAATGTGATGCAACCATATTCTATGTATAAAGATGGTCTTTTTGGTGGTTGGCGAATCTCAAGACTATTAATT GTGCACAGCCCTGGTGCAGATATTGATACATTGTGTGTTGGACCAAAACACGCTACTCGAAAT GAAGACTTTTTTGGTGAACTTTACAGAATGTTGTCAGAGATGCCTGATGTACAAGAGCTGCATCCTGTACCAGATGCTCACGTGCCAGTCATGAAGTTCAAGTTCAATGGTGTTTCTATTGATCTGCTTTATGCAAATGTGTCTCTCTGGGTCATTCCCGAA GACTTGGATGTTTCACAAGATTCTATACTACAAAATGTAGATGATCAGACTGTTCGTAGTCTCAATGGATGCAGAGTGACCGATCAAATATTAAGTTTGGTCCCAAATATTCAG AATTTCCGTACTGCTTTGCAAAGTATGAGGCTGTGGGCTAAACGCCGTGGAGTTTATTCAAAT GTAACTGGTTTCCTTGGTGGCATTAATTGGGCATTGCTTGTTGCCCTAATATGCCAGCTTTACCCAAATGCACTGGCCAGCATGCTGGTTTCTCGGTTTTTTCGGGTCTATAACTTGTGGCGCTGGCCTAATCCTGTTATGTTGTGTCCAATTGAAGAAGGATCTTTGGAGCTTTCTTTTTGGGATCCGAGAAGAAATTACAAGGACAGATTACATCTGATGCCCATAATTACGCCTGCATATCCCTGTATGAACTCTAGCTACAATGTGTCAATGAGCACATTGCGTGTCATGATGGAAGAATTTCGAAGAGGAAATGAAAATTGCGAG ACAATTGAAGCAAACAAGTCTATCTGGGATGCTCTTTTTGAACCTTTCGCTTTCTTTGAAGCGTACAAGAATTATCTACAGATAGATATAGCATCAGAGACTGATGAGGACTCGAGGAATTGGAAAGGTTGGGTTGAATCCCGAATACGCTTGCTTACTTTGAAG ATcgaaagggacacaaatggggTACTTCTGTGCCATCCACACCCTGGTGAATTTTCAGACAAATCTAAGCCATTTCATCATAGTTATTTTATGGGCTTGCGAAGGAAACAAGACACTAATCCTCAGGAAGGCAAACAATTTGATATAAGGATGACGGTTGAGGATTTTAAAAGGGATGTTTATGCATACTCACTCTGGAAACCGACAATGTGGATTCATGTTTGTCATGTGAAACGAAAAGACATACCCAACTTCGTCTTCCCTGGTGGAATCCGTCCTTCACCTCCTGTTAAAAGTGCCAATGAGAGTCGCTCATCCCTCATGTCACTTGCCTCAAACACATCTCAAGCTGATTCTGCGATGAGCCGGAAGAAGAGAAGACAAGATGAAGTCACCAAAGGAGTTAGCTTGTCAGGGTCCTCAAGCATGTCCATATCTAGTAGTGATGCAACTTTGTTGGATGAAACTATGGCAAGAAAACAATTCAAACCTGATTTTGATGACACTGTAAATAACTCGAAACATTCTGAAGATATATCTGACAACCATGAGATTACAGGATTGGTTGTAAGTATGTCTTCTGTTGTGCCATCAGTTTCTCCGGTTGCTTCATCAGATTCATCGGCAAGAGAGAAGCCTGTTAACTCACATTTTTCTCTACGAACTGTTGGTCAAGAAGGATCTGTGAAAATCATCAATGAGATTGTAGATGGTATGGAACACCATGGCAAGGCAGAAGAAACTACTCCATTGGAGTTCATCTCAGAAAAGCAGGGTGTAGGAGCAGGGGCAGCTGGGAAAGAGAATATTTCTTGCTCCAAGAATCAACAAAATGGGGACTTGGAAGAGCTGGAG CCCCTTGAGCTGACAGCAACTCCTACCACAGGGTCGCCTTCTGCTAGCGTGACAGCGCAGAAGCCTCTTATCAG GTTCAGTTTCACTTCTTTAGCAAAGGCAGGTAACTAA
- the LOC142554550 gene encoding uncharacterized protein LOC142554550 — MGLLHNQLSDSDSILIFAVIVIAKSLRYLHSIISTMMRTIGLLSPLFDRPDDHHHQVYDVVGSGLANLILLCEQLSMNRELSFPVQPDDVDSDCVVCLNRLGDEGDYVRELACGHMFHKDCFAGWLDQLNFNCPICRQPLAQDEYRLDCTQRRLAAFRGLRVLLVDNNTETLLNTALILEGYSYKVTTTELASVALSIVQERKDRFDLIMADFDMSEMDGIKFIESVQLIKDFPMLLMCSELKKDVVKEAMAKGACYFIRKPIFPEKLRNVWQHVYKRRRREVENTKDDQENVTESKKMIEHKGVDTVKGYAVGEQENEQLGFNDQIKNNLDKRVNAKEGTKLSEICIKKSLSAENDESELKRKRTRMASNDFEQENSRNMKPSGDIGKKAKGEERTGENIASLSSTTNLPLKFNEYISSIGEREMWPEAEGIQGVMEVPNSEELSNKFKGKLNSSYLAQELPVPDISEDAESYFTKIKDSGHFLTTFKSSLQEANIRKEENQFQTIDNTTVELGEIKKATNVQPTASDIGGGSE, encoded by the exons ATGGGTTTATTACACAACCAACTCTCCGACTCCGACTCAATCCTAATATTCGCCGTCATCGTCATCGCCAAGAGCTTACGTTATCTTCACTCCATCATCTCCACTATGATGCGCACCATCGGCCTCCTCTCTCCCCTTTTCGATCGGCCGGATGATCATCACCACCAAGTCTATGACGTGGTAGGGTCCGGTCTAGCCAACTTAATTCTCCTCTGCGAGCAGCTGAGCATGAACCGGGAATTATCATTCCCAGTTCAACCAGATGACGTCGATTCGGATTGCGTCGTGTGCCTGAATCGACTGGGAGATGAAGGAGACTACGTGCGGGAGTTGGCATGCGGACACATGTTCCACAAGGATTGCTTTGCAGGCTGGCTCGATCAGCTCAACTTCAACTGCCCCATTTGCCGTCAGCCGTTGGCGCAGGATGAATATCGCTTGGATTGCACGCAGAGGCGCTTGGCTG CATTTCGAGGCTTACGGGTGCTACTGGTTGATAACAATACAGAAACCTTGTTAAACACAGCGTTGATCCTAGAAGGCTATTCTTACAAAG TTACAACTACTGAACTTGCATCTGTGGCACTATCCATCGTCCAGGAACGTAAAGATCGGTTTGATCTTATCATGGCTGATTTCGACATGTCAGAAATGGACGGTATCAAGTTTATTGAAAGCGTACAGTTAATTAAAGACTTTCCGATGCTAT TGATGTGTTCTGAACTAAAGAAGGATGTGGTGAAAGAAGCCATGGCTAAGGGGGCATGCTACTTTATTAGAAAACCGATTTTCCCAGAGAAACTCAGGAATGTATGGCAGCATGTTTACAAAAGGAGAAGGCGTGAAGTGGAAAACACCAAAGATGATCAAGAAAACGTAactgaaagtaagaaaatgATCGAGCATAAAGGAGTTGATACTGTGAAGGGATATGCCGTAGGTGAACAGGAAAACGAACAACTGGGATTCAACGATCAAATTAAGAATAACCTTGACAAACGAGTCAATGCAAAAGAAGGAACTAAATTGTCAGAAATCTGCATAAAGAAGTCTCTGTCAGCAGAAAATGATGAATCAGAActcaaaagaaaaagaacaagaatGGCCAGCAATGACTTTGAACAAGAGAATTCAAGAAATATGAAGCCTTCTGGAGATATAGGGAAGAAAGCGAAAGGCGAAGAGAGAACCGGTGAAAATATTGCAAGCTTGAGCTCGACCACAAATCTTCCGCTCAAGTTCAATGAATATATCAGTTCAATAGGAGAGAGAG AAATGTGGCCTGAAGCTGAAGGGATACAAGGGGTGATGGAGGTGCCTAATTCTGAGGAATTATCCAACAAATTTAAAGGGAAGCTTAATTCTAGCTACCTAGCACAGGAGTTACCTGTTCCTGATATATCAGAAGATGCAGAAAGTTATTTCACAAAAATTAAGGATTCAGGCCACTTCCTGACGACTTTTAAGAGTTCGCTTCAAGAAGCAAATATCAGAAAGGAGGAAAACCAATTCCAAACAATAGATAATACAACGGTAGAGCTCGGTGAAATAAAGAAAGCAACCAATGTCCAACCTACTGCAAGTGATATTGGAGGAGGTTCTGAATAG
- the LOC142554561 gene encoding fructose-bisphosphate aldolase 3, chloroplastic, translating into MACSAVVKFNASSSSWIAGQHSINQRSGLAARFNRRVSVIRAGSYTDELIKTAKSIASPGRGILAIDESNATCGKRLASIGLDNTETNRQAYRQLLLTTPGLGDYISGAILFEETLYQSTTDGKKFVDCLRDENIVPGIKVDKGLVPLPGSNNESWCQGLDGLASRSAEYYKQGARFAKWRTVVSIPCGPSALAVKEAAWGLARYAAISQDNGLVPIVEPEILLDGDHPIERTLEVAEKVWAEVFYYLAENNVAFEGILLKPSMVTPGADHKEKASAETIAKYTLTMLKRRVPPAVPGIMFLSGGQSEVEATLNLNAMNQSPNPWHVSFSYARALQNSVLKTWQGHPENIEAAQKSLLVRAKANSLAQLGKYSAEGESEEAKKGMFVKGYTY; encoded by the exons ATGGCTTGCTCGGCTGTTGTGAAATTCAACGCCTCCTCCTCATCGTGGATCGCCGGTCAACATTCAATCAACCAACGGTCAGGATTGGCGGCTCGTTTCAATCGCCGCGTCTCCGTCATCCGAGCCGGATCTTATACCGATGAACTCATCAAAACCGCT AAATCAATTGCTTCTCCAGGTCGGGGAATACTTGCAATTGATGAATCAAATGCTACTTGCGGAAAGCGCTTGGCTTCCATTGGACTTGACAACACAGAAACCAACCGACAGGCATATAGGCAACTTCTGCTGACCACTCCTGGCCTCGGTGATTATATTTCTGGCGCTATTCTCTTTGAGGAGACACTTTACCAGTCCACGACAGATGGGAAAAAATTTGTGGATTGTTTGCGTGATGAGAATATTGTACCTGGTATCAAAGTTGACAAG GGTTTGGTTCCTCTACCAGGATCAAACAACGAATCTTGGTGCCAGGGTTTAGACGGATTGGCATCTCGCTCTGCTGAATACTATAAGCAAGGGGCTCGTTTTGCGAAATG GAGAACTGTTGTGAGCATCCCATGTGGTCCCTCTGCTTTGGCTGTTAAAGAAGCAGCTTGGGGTCTAGCTCGCTATGCTGCCATTTCTCAG GATAATGGTCTTGTGCCGATTGTGGAACCTGAGATTCTTCTTGATGGAGACCACCCAATTGAGAGGACTCTTGAAGTGGCAGAGAAAGTCTGGGCCGAGGTCTTCTACTACTTGGCAGAGAATAATGTTGCCTTTGAAGGGATTTTACTCAAACCTAGCATGGTAACACCCGGTGCTGATCACAAAGAGAAGGCTTCTGCGGAAACCATCGCCAAATACACTCTCACTATGCTCAAAAGAAGAGTGCCTCCTGCTGTTCCAGGAATCATG TTCTTGTCAGGAGGACAATCTGAAGTAGAAGCGACATTGAACCTCAACGCGATGAACCAAAGTCCCAACCCATGGCATGTTTCCTTCTCCTATGCTCGAGCATTGCAGAACAGTGTCCTAAAGACATGGCAAGGACACCCAGAGAATATAGAGGCTGCACAGAAATCACTTCTGGTGCGTGCAAAGGCAAACTCATTGGCCCAGCTGGGGAAATACTCAGCCGAGGGTGAGAGTGAGGAGGCTAAGAAGGGAATGTTCGTCAAAGGTTACACGTACTAA
- the LOC142514678 gene encoding uncharacterized protein LOC142514678 encodes MESHVQVFLNKLSYASIAVATLTFFFLYLQTPETCVDPSDSNPKPHSRFPTSTCDFNPRYYASPNKRNRRIWSTKSWTTAVSSYAAFFKTFHISNHSRALIVSAGPGHSVVAMNELGVADVTGVELVDSPPLVSRADPHNLPFFDEIFDVGFGVYLDRALFPARYVGEIERTVRIDGLCVVAVEECGPRDVEKILRLFKKSRFVRAKNVTLAGEFRTGIIMKVESST; translated from the coding sequence ATGGAAAGCCACGTCCAAGTCTTTTTAAACAAGCTCTCCTATGCCTCCATAGCTGTAGCCACATTAACCTTTTTCTTCCTCTATCTCCAAACCCCCGAAACTTGCGTGGATCCCTCAGACTCGAACCCGAAGCCACACTCCCGGTTTCCCACATCCACTTGTGATTTCAATCCTCGCTACTACGCCTCTCCCAACAAGAGGAACCGTCGCATCTGGTCCACTAAATCATGGACCACCGCGGTATCATCTTACGCCGCGTTCTTCAAGACCTTCCACATTTCTAACCATTCCCGAGCCCTGATTGTCTCCGCCGGGCCAGGTCATTCCGTTGTGGCGATGAATGAATTGGGCGTGGCTGATGTGACTGGGGTGGAGCTGGTCGATTCTCCGCCTTTGGTGAGCCGAGCGGATCCCCATAACTTACCCTTTTTTGATGAGATTTTTGATGTTGGGTTCGGTGTGTATTTGGATCGCGCCCTGTTTCCCGCCCGATATGTTGGGGAGATTGAGAGGACGGTGAGGATAGATGGGCTTTGTGTTGTGGCAGTGGAGGAATGTGGACCTAGGGATGTGGAGAAGATTCTGAGATTGTTCAAGAAATCACGGTTCGTTAGGGCCAAGAATGTAACTTTAGCTGGGGAGTTTAGGACAGGAATTATCATGAAAGTAGAGAGCTCAACCtga